CTGGCCGATGGTGCCACGATTGAAAAGATCGCAATCGCTGAGGCCCAGGTGACCCAGGCCAGGGTGAACCTGGAGGAGGCTCAGGAGAAACTTGGCAAGGCCACCCTGCGTGCTCCCTTCGATGGTATCGTAACAGCACTGCATGTAGCCGAGGGTGAGATGGCCAGTGGCCCCGCCGTGGGCCTGGCTGACAGCAACAGCCTTGAGGTTGTTCTGGACGTGGACGAGGTCGATATCGGCGATCTGGCTGTGGGCCAACCGGCCACCATTTCCCTGGAGACCTGGCCCGACGTGGAGATCGACGGAGAAATCGCCTCGATCGCTCCCCAGGCCACCAGCAGCACCAGTGCCATCGTATCATACAAGGTATATCTGAGCCTGGGCCAAACCGATCTACCGGTCTTGATCGGCATGACGGCCAATGCGGATCTCGTCACCGCCGCCAAAGACGATGTGCTTCTGGTGCCCAACCAGGCCATTACGCCTGACCGGGAGACTGGCACCTACTATGTCAACCGTGTAGCATTCGACGATGAAGGCGCCATGATAACTGAAGAAGTCGAGGTGACGATCGGTCTCAAGGACAGTGGCCATACAGAAATCACCAGTGGAATCCAGGAAGGTGATCGCCTCTCTCTCAATACGATTACTGCATCATCGGAGGAAACCGGTGGCAGCATGTTCATGCCGCAGAGGCCCGGTGGTGAGAATGGCGGTGGGCCTTTTGGCAGCAGGTAAACAGTGAATAGTCAACAGTGGTCAGTGATCGGACTTCAGTTTGTGACCCGACTGATCACTAAACACTGTCCGGAAGGACAAAAATGATTGAATTAAAAAACATCACGAAACTATATGAAATGGGAACGCAGACAGTTCATGCCCTCCGTGGGGTCGATCTGACCATTGATACGGGTGAGTATGTCGCCATCATGGGCCCTTCGGGCTCTGGAAAAAGCACATTGATGAACATTATCGGTGCCCTGGATCTGCCCACCAGTGGCATGTATAAGCTTGATGGCATCGACGTCAGCGATATGACCGATGACGACCAGGCCAGAATTCGCAACCAGCGCATTGGGTTCGTCTTCCAGCAGTTCAACCTGCTGCCGCGAACCTCGGCGCTCAAGCAGGTGGCATTGCCCCTGATGTACGCCGGTTTTGGCCGCAGCGAACGCAACGAGAAGGCCAGGGAGGCGCTGCAGATCGTCGGGCTGGGCGATCGCATCGATCACAGGCCAGATGAACTCTCGGGCGGGCAGCAGCAACGGGTTGCGATTGCCCGGGCTTTGGCTGTGGGACCTACCATTATCCTGGCCGATGAGCCCACTGGCGCACTGGACACCCAAACCGGCAAGGAGATCATGGGTATCTTTGAGGGTCTGAATAACCAGGGAATCACCATTGTCATGGTCACGCACGAGGCTGAGGTAGCCAACAGAACAAAACGAAAAATCTGGATTCGGGATGGACTGATCGTGCCCAACGAGCATGACATTGCCGCGAATGGCACCGCGATCCAAGCGCACAATGGGGTCCCGTCTCAGGTGCAGATCCCGCAGGCCAGTGAGGTGCTGGTATGAATATCTCAGAAAGCTTCATGACAGCGCTGGACAGCATTGTAGCCAATAAGCTGCGCTCTATCCTGACCATGCTGGGTGTGATCATCGGCGTTGCGGCAGTCATCGCCCTGTTGTCCATCGGCAATGGGGTCAACGCTTCGATCACCGACGAAATCAACTCGGTTGGAACAAACCTGATAAACATCTCACCTGACAAGGAAAACAGTGGCGGATATCCACCGCTCAGCATGTCCGATGCTGAGGCGCTGGCCAACCCGCTGAACGTGCCCGCGCTCTCCAATGTGGCCGCGATGGTACAGGGAAGCCAGGAGGTGGTCTATAATGGCGCTGCCTTCGGTACCTCAGTCATCGGGGTGACCCCCAACTACTTCGCTGTCAACAACCTGGATGACTTCCAGGCCGGCGATGGCATCGTGCAAAACGACCTGGACAACAGGGAGCGGGTAGCTGTCGTTGGCGTGGATGTGGTCACCGAGCTCTTCGGCGAGGAGTACCCCGTCGGTAGATCGGTCAAGATCAACGGTGTGGACTATGAAATCGTTGGCGTGTTGGAAAGCCAGAGCGGATCGATCGGCGGAAATCCTGATGAAAACGTTTATGTGCCGCTTACCACGGCTCAGTCCCGTCTGTATCCCGACCGCACCCGCACGGGCGAACTGGCTGTCAGCAGCATCTCGGCCCAGGCGGTCAACGAACAGCAGGCGCCTGCGGCCGTCGATCAGATCACGGAAGTGCTGCGCGGGCAACATGATATCGCAGTGGGCGATGAGGACGATTTCAGCATTTTCAGTCAGACGGACCTGTTGGACACCGTCAACGAGATTACGGGCATCATGACAGCCTTTCTGGGCGCCATCGCGGCTATCTCGCTGCTGGTGGGTGGGATTGGCATCATGAACATCATGTTGGTAAGCGTCACCGAGCGCACGCGGGAGATCGGCATTCGCAAGGCTGTCGGTGCTCTGAAGCGCGACATCATGGCCCAATTCCTGTTGGAATCGATGGTTGTAAGTCTGTTAGGCGGCTTCCTGGGCATTGTCCTGGGCATACTTCTGGCCACCGGGGCAGCCAACGTACTGAATCTCTCTACAATTATCTCACCGGATACTGTCATCCTGGCCACCGGCTTCGCCGCCGGCGTGGGCCTGGTGTTCGGTATCTACCCCGCCTGGCGGGCTGCCAGCCTCAGGCCGATCGAGGCGCTGAGGTATGAGTAGTGGACAGTGGGTAGTGGTTGGTGTATAGTGGCCAGAAATCGGAAAGCCGTGAACGGTGATCAGTATTCAGTGGATAATTCGGCGATTTCACCGTTCTGATAGCCATTATACAGTAAACTATGTTCAGGACGGGCCACGGGTTACCTATTACCGATCACTGATCACCACTCACTATCCACCAGAGCGTATGCGTATGGAACAACCTATCATTGTTGCGCGGGAAGTTCAGAAATCCTTCCGCACCGGAAACCTGGATGTCCACGCCCTGCGGGGTATCGATCTGACTGTGGACGCGGGTGAGATGGTGGCCATCATGGGGCCATCAGGCTGTGGCAAAACCACCATGCTCAACTGTCTGTCAGGGTTGGATGAGTTTGACTCTGGCGAGGTGTTGATCGAGGGTGTTGATCTGCGCCTGATGGGTGATCGCCCGCGCACCTCCTACCGCGCCGAGCGGATGGGCTTTGTCTTCCAGACATTCAATCTTCTGCCTGTAATCTCGGCTGTCGAGAACGTTGAACTGCCACTGCTGGTCAGTGGCGTCAAACCCAGAGAAGCCCGGGAGCGGGCCTACGACTCTCTGGACCAGGTGGGACTGTTCGATCGGGCCAGACATCGACCGGCAGAGCTCTCCGCCGGTCAGCGCCAGCGGGTGACGATCGCCCGTGCTCTGATCAACAATCCGGCCATCGTGTGGGCCGATGAACCCACCGGGAACCTGGACAGCGAGACGGCTGACAATATCCTCTCCTTGCTGCGAACCCTCAATGAAGAACAGGGCCAGACCCTGGTGATTGTAACCCATAACCGCGAGATTGGGGAGCTTTGCGACCGCATCGTGCAGATGCGAGATGGGCAAATCCTCGCCAACGGACCGGACGAGCAGGCCTAGGGGGCACAATGTCATTTGTCGATACCCTGGCCGCTGTTCTGCTGGCAGGGGTTGGTCTGATCCTCCTATGGCTAATGGTGGCGGCGATTCGTAATCCCGTTTTGATAAAACTGGGGCTACGCAATATCCCGCGCCGTCCGGCCCAATCAGCCTTGATCGTCGTGGGGTTGACCCTGAGCACGATCATCTTCATGAGCTCGCTCAGCCTGGGCGACACGCTGAATTACTCCGTTCAGCGCAACGCTATCGACGCCTACGGTGCGGTCGACGAGATCATCGCGCCACCGATTCTCTCCCTGCTGGCAGGGGTTGGTGGCGGCGATGCGACCATCGACGATCCAACCACTGAAGCCGAAGAAAACCTGAATAGCCTGCTGGAAGGGGGGCTGACCAGCCTGCTGACGATACTGGAAGGCGGTCTTTTCGGCATAAGTGAAGAACGTTTTCAGCAATTACGGTCTGAAGCCGCCGAAGAGCCGCTGATCGATGCCGTGGCGGGGTCGATTATCTTTCCCACCATCATCCGGGATGTTAACAGCGGTCAGGGCGAACCATTGGGCTTCATCTTTGCGGTGGATAGCGAGTACGATGAGAATTTCGGGCTTACTACGATCGATGGTGAACCGGTGCAGATCGAGAGCCTGGCGTCTGGCGTTGGCAACATCTTCGTCCAGGTTTCCAACCTGATCGATCTTGTGGAAAGCGCGGGGGCCGATCTCGGACTGGAGGGATTCAGCCTGTCAGATGCCGTGATTGCTGTTGCCGGGAGCGCGGCGGCATTGACCGCTCTTTCAGATGAGGGAATCGATCTTGCCGATCTGGATATCGACCTGGAGACCCTGCAATTTCTTGGTGTTGATACGGCGCCACTTGAGGAAGCCGGGATCGATTCCTTGAGCCTGGAAACATTGGGCCTGGACGAGCCACAGTTGGATGCGTTGGGTGTCACCACGACAACCGTGAGTCTGGAGTCCCTTGGAATCGATGTTTCTGGTGTCCAATCGACGGCATCGGACCTGCTGGCTGGCTTCAATCTGAATACTCTGGGCGGGGATATCGACAGCGCACTTGGCCAGGTCGGCCTGCAATTGCGCCAGGGTGACGTTTATCTGAATCGATTGGGCGCCGACCAACTTGATGCCCGCGTGGGCGATGTGGTGGAAGTCTATATCGGACCGATTCCCATCCGCTTTCGAGTCAGGGCCATCGTCGAGGCGGCGGGTCCCATGGGTGCCTTGCTGCCGGTGGTGATGATGCCGCTGGATGAGGCGCAGAAGCTGCTGTTCATGGATGGAAAGATCAACAATGTGTTGGTTTCCAACCTGGGGGATGAGCAGGAAGGACTGGTCCACACGGAGGCGGTCAGCGAGCGCCTGCGTGTGCTGGCGCTGGATCCGGACGCGGTAGAGAGGGTAACAGCTATCCTGCGCCGGCCCGCGGTTATGCGAGCTGTGCAAGCCAGAGCCTTTCAGCCCTTCGATGAATTCGGTGATGGTTTTCATAGGCCGCCACCTATCGTCGCCGACTTCATTCGGGATGCCGCCGGCTTCGATGAACTGGGTCAACAGATCGAAACCCTGCCGGCCGAACTGGAGACACCAGGTATCAGCGATGGATTGCGTGTATTGTTGGCCAGTAATGGGGTCCGCCAGTGGTTGACCGGACTGGATCTGAGTCCACAGGATGCCCTGGACCTCGACCAGGCACTGCGCCAGCTCAACGAGTTCGATCTGCTTGATCCGCTGAGTAAATCCACCATTGTTACAGCCGCCAACGTAGGTGGCACTGTGTTCACATCCATGTTTACGCTGTTCGGAATGTTGTCGATCCTGGCAGCCATACTGCTCATCTTCCTCATCTTTGTCATGCTGGCAGCTGAGCGCAGGAGCGAAATCGGTATGGCGCGGGCTATCGGCGTGCAGCGCAGCCATGTTGTGCAGATGTTTGTCGCCGAGGGTGTGGTCTACGACCTGGCCGCCGCGGCCCTCGGTATCCTTCTGGGATTGGCTGTCTCCTATGCCATGATCGGTTATATCGGGGGCCTCTTCAACGATGTCGTCGGTCTGCTGGGTGGCCAGAGCAGTGTCTTCACCTTTCACTTCAGAGGAGTTCCCAGTTCAATTGTTATCGCCTATACGGCAGGGGTGATTCTTACTTTTTTCGTCGTGGCTTTAGCATCCTGGCGGGTCAGTCGCATGAACATCGTGGCAGCGATGCGGGATCTGCCCGAAAGCACCAGCCGCGGTAATGGATCAACCGCAGGTAGGCTGTTGAGATTCTTGCTCGGTCCTTTTTTGCTTCTGGCAGGCATTCTGCTGATTGTGATCCCCGCTGAAGTCGAAGGGAATCGCGTCAGGCTGGCAGTAACTTTGCTTCTGGCAGGCAGCAGTTTCCTGGCTGGTTCTTTGCTGGGGCGCACGCGGTTGCGCAAAGAGAGCATCCGACGTGTTGTCTACACGATCATTGGCCTTGGCCTCGTGTTGATCTGGGGCGTGCCGTGGCTGGACTGGCTTGGAGTTTCCAGCAGCCTGTTCGACCAGGACCTCGGCTTAGCAGGGCTGACCTTTGCCCTGACAGCGCCGCTGGTGATACTGGGAGCAATCATGGTTGTGATGTTCAATGCCGATGCCTGGACGGGAGCGATCAATGGTCTGCTGGGAGGCATCGGCGCGCTTTCTCCCGTGTTGAAGACGGCTATTGCCTATCCTCTGAGCTCGCGCTTTCGTACGGGCATGACCATGCTGTTATTCGCCATGGTCATCAGTACGGTGACAATCATGTCGGTGGTGATCGAGGCCACCGAAACGCTGGTTGAATCTGACGGCGCGCGCAGCGCAGGATTTGAGATTGAAGCCGGTTTTTCCCTGCTTAGCTTCTTCGATCCGATGGAAGACCTGGAGTCTGAGATCAAAACCAGTACAGAATTCTCTGGGGAAACCATCGATGCCGTTGGCAGTGTTACCGATCTGTTTATTGAGGCGCGGCAGGCTGAGGAAAGCACAGAGTTGGCTGATTTCTGGGGTAACACTCAATTTAGCGGCTTGAACGAAGGTTATCTGAATCAAGCAGAGCAGTATTACATCTTCAGGGCACGGGCTGCCGGTTTCGAAAGTGACGCCGACGTCTGGCAGGCCCTGCGCGAGAGGGATGACGTCGTTGTTGTCACCAGCGACCTGGTCTCCGATCGCTTTTCTTCCTTTGAGCGAGTCGGCCCACACGGCCGGGGTCCCGGTTTTGAAGGTGGGTTTGGCGGCTTTTTCCGTCTCGACGCTATCGATCCGGATGGTGACACGTTGCCTGAGATCCACCTGGCGCTGCGCCAACGGGAGGGACAAGGGACCATGCAATCGGTCCAGGTTATCGGAGTGCTGGAAGATGAGAAGACACTGGCCAGTGGCTGGATCCAGGGCAACGTCCGTGTCCTGGAAGCCGTGACCGGGGAGGCGGTTGCACCCGATAGATATTACCTGAAAGTAAGTGACGGCGCCGACGCCCGGCGGGTAGCCGCCGATCTGGAGCGGGCGTTTTTAGGCAACGCCCTGGAGGCGAGCCTCCTGACAGACAGCGATTTCGCCATCCAGGCCGCAACGCGAGGCATGTTGCAGCTATTCCAGGGTTTTCTGGCCCTTGGCCTTCTGGTGGGAATCGCTGCACTGGGTGTGATCAGCACGCGAAGCGTGGTGGAACGCCGCCAGCAGGTGGGCATGCTGCGCGCAATTGGTTATCAATCGAATATGGTGGCCCTCTCTTTTCTGCTGGAATCGAGTTTCATTGCCCTTACCGGGATCTTGATCGGGGTAGCGGCCGGCGTGATTCTGGGTGGTGACATCGTATCGGTCTTTTATGGGACCATTGCGCCCGATCAGAGCTTTGCCATTCCCTGGTCACAGATAGGTTTCATTGTGCTGCTGGCATATCTGTTTTCCTTGTTAACGACCTTGCTGCCGGCCTACCAGGCATCGCGCATCTACCCCGCGGAAGCATTGCGCTACGAATAGCGCTGGAATCGAACCCGTAAATGGGTCCCATTTCATTAGCCTTGATGTTGATCATTGGTTTAGTCACAGGCGCGTATCCTTCTCTAAAACACTACCTTCATAATTGCTGAACAGAATTGTTTTATTCTCATTTTAGCCTTTTCGGTCAGGCTGGCCGATCGAACTTGCCTGGAACCCATCTGCTCGCGTGACAAGGGTGTCCATGGTCATGCACGGCCATGACCGCAGGCACTATCGTTTCATTCGTTTTTTCGGTAGACTGAATGGCATGACGCGACAAGGGTGTGCCCCCGTTTTTGGCAGGTTTTCCCTTGAGCGAGCAACCGGACCCGGAAATACCCAGGTGTTTCCAGGTCCTGGCGTTGAATGGAGGTTACCAATGATACAAAAAGCTTTCGTGACAGCAGTTCTTTTGACAATGATGTCGTTTCTGGCTGCCTGTGGAGGGGTTGGCCAATCATTGCCGGGCGCGCGGGTCGAAGCCCAAACAGTTGAGTCTCCAGTGGAAGTTGATGCGGACACCACCGGTCGTGTCGCTGTTGAACCCAGCGCGTCTTCTGAAGCGATTGAGGTGGTCTTCCAGCCAGCACACCAATCGCAAGCGACTGCTGCCTTGACCACAGAAACCAAATCTGAAACCGCCGCTGTCGAGATTGAAAAGGAAGAGTACGAGATTGTCGACATTATGCTCAGGGGCACTGCCCTGTCGCAAACGTCAGTTCACGATCTTCCCGATGACGCCTCAGCCGTGGTGGGCCAGTTGGAAGCCAACGACGACGTGATCGTGACCCGGGCTCAGGGGGATTGGTATGAGATCATCTATTTCGGCGATGGCAGTCGCCATGCATGGGTGCCGCAGTTGATGGTAAGCCTGGACAGCCATTCAACAGAGCCGGTTGATCAGATTGCTGAGACATCCGGCCAGGACTCCCAGGAACCCCAACTCATCGAGCAGCAACCTGCAGGTACACAGGGAACCGTGCTGGTATCGACATTGAATGCTCGAAGCGGCCCCGGTACAGAGAGTGCCGTTCTGGGCCGGTTGAACCAAAACGAAACAGTGACCGTTGTGGATCGCCAGGACGACTGGCTGCAGATCGTGTTTGAGCAGGCACCCGGGGACCTGGCCTGGGTCAGCAGTGATTACGTCTGGCTCGAGGGTGAGGAACCACCGATTCTGTCCCAGTCAGCAGTGGTCGTTAGCCCCGACAGTGGATTGCATGGGACGCTGGTTTTTCAAACCAGCAGTGGCGGCGCGATCTACACCTATGACCTCGACAGCGGCGCACTGAATCTCCTGACGCATGGCCTGGATCCCGCGCTCTCCCCCGATGGCCGGCAAGTAGCATTTACCCGCTGGGAAGAGCCGCGCGGCCTCTATGTTATCGATGTCGATGGCAGCAACGAACGCTTATTGCTCGGTGGCAACCTGATGAAGAGCCCGACCTGGAGCCCTGATGGCCAGCAACTGGTCTACAACCAACAGCAGGGTGGTCGCGAATCTCAAACGTTTTTGACTCCCCGTGGCGAGTTCACGATTCCAGCCGATCCATTCTGGCGCCTGCAGGTCATCGGCGTGGATGGCCAGGGATTAGAGGGGGTTGAGGACAAGGAACACAGCTTCAATCCGGCCTGGTCAGATCGTGGCATCCTCTTTGCCGATACTATGAGCATCTACGTGACCGCTCCCGATGGGTCGCCCGGGCTGATATACGAAGGCGCGAATTTCGTTCGAAATCCCATCTGGTCGCCCGATGGGCAGACTATTATTGCCACCATGCAGTTCCACGATCATTGGGAGGTTGTCCGCTTCAACGCCGATGGTTCCGGGTTGACACGGTTGACACAGAATATCGAGGGCGTCAACAGTGTATCGCCAACCTGGTCACCTGACAGCAAGCAGATTCTCTATCTCAGCGACGCAAACGATGACTGGCAGTTGTGGACCGTGGACGTCGATGGCGGTAACCAGACTCCGTTGCTGTCAGACGCATTGGCCGAGATCGACTTCCAGTATGGCTTCATGGCGGAGCATGTAGCAGATTGGCGGTAGACCCTTCATTCTTTCTTAACATATTCCTGCTATAATTCTGAACGAGAACGAACCGATAGGTTCACTTCGTGAGATTTGTAAAAAAAAGAAAACATGGCCTCCGGGAGTTTAGCACAGCAAAAATCACCCTTCCGGAGAGTAGCGAAGACAGGAGAAACAACCCGCATGTCGCGCAAACTGATCATCGTTTTGCTGACTATTGGCATCATCGCTGTTGCGATCGGTGGTTATTATTACTACAACGAAGTCTACGTGGTTGCCCAGGAGCCGGAGGAGCCGCCGATTCAGACCGCGACGGTCCGGCAGGGTGAACTGGTTGTCTCTGCCACGGGTGCCGGCACGGTGATTCCCGTCACCGAAACCAATCTCGGTTTCCGCTCTGGTGGCATTCTCTCGGAACTGCTCGTTCAGGTGGGAGACCAGGTGAAGGCAGGCGATATCCTGGCCCGGGTCGACGACACCGAGTCGCAACTGCAAGTGGAACAGGCCGGGATCAACCTGCGTACTGCCGAGTTGCAACTGGAAAAACTGCTGGAAGACCCCGGAACCGCTGATCTGGCTTCCGCCCAGTCCAGCCTGGTATCTGCGTTGGCTGATCAGGAGTCCCTCCTGACGCCCGCGACCAATGAAGAACTGGCGGCGGCCCAACAGAATCTGCTTAGCGCCCAACAAACCCTGAATGATCTGTTGTCCGGTCCGGCCGATGATGATATGGCCGGCGCCCGGGCTGAGCTGGCTCTGGCTGAAATCGCCGTTCAGCAGGCGCAGTCTGATTACGATAAGGTTGCCTGGCGTTCGGATATTGGGCAGTTGCAGCAATCCGTTGCCTTGCAGGAGGCCACCATCGCTTTTGACAAGGCCAAATCCAACTATGACGCCCAGGCGGCCGGGGCCAGCGCTGACCAGATTTCGTCTTCGCGGGCGCAGGTGTCCCAGGCTCAAGCTACCCTGGATGCTCTGCAGGAAGGGCCTACCGGGCAACAGCTGGCCGCCGCGCAGGCCAAGGTTGATCTGGCCCAGGCCCAGCTCGACTCGCTGATGGAGGGTACCGGCGTTCTCGACATCGAGCTGGCTCAACTGAGCGTGGATCAAGCGCAGAAGAATCTGGATTCTGCTGACAACACATTGGCCGATACAGAGCTTATCGCACCCTTTGAAGGCGTTGTCACCAGCCTGGACTCGCAAGTTGGCGAAAATGTCGGAAGCAGTGCCTTCATTCACCTGGCCGATCTTGGGCAGCCTCTGCTGGAGATATTCCTGGACGAGACAGACCTGGACAAGGTGGCAACCGGCTTCGAGGTCGACGTGGTGTTTGACGCTTTCCCGGATGACACGTTTGTCGGCACCGTGGTTCAGGTGGATCCATCGCTGGCAACGGAGAGTGGCACCACCGTGGTGCGGGCGCTGGTACGCCTCGATGAAGCCTCCTTTGCCAAACCCCTGGTTCTGCCCATTGGCCTGAATGCAACCGTGGAGGTCATCGGTGGCCGAGCCAATAATGCCATGTTGGTGCCCGTCGAAGCGCTGCGGGAGATTACCCCTGGTCAGTTTGCGGTTTTCGTCATGGAAAATGGTGAGCCGAAACTGCAGATGGTAGAGGTGGGACTGATGGATTTCACCTTCGCTGAGATCGTTTCCGGTCTCGAGCGGGGCGATGTGGTCTCCACCGGGATCATACGGACGCAGTAGCTGCCAAAAAAGATAACACTATGACACAGTCTTTTCCCATTATCGAAGCAAAAAACCTGCACAAAATCTACACCATGGGCGACATCGAGGTAAGAGCCCTGAACGGGGTCGATCTACACATTGATCCGGGCGAATTTGTGGCCGTCATGGGACCATCGGGATCGGGCAAGAGTACCCTGATGAACATTCTGGGTTGTCTGGATCGCCCCACCGAAGGGGACTATGTGCTCGACGGTGTAGACGTCAGCCATCTCGACAAGGTGCAGCTTGCTCACATTCGCGGCAGCAAAATTGGTTTCATTTTTCAATCGTTTAACCTGCTGTCCCGCACCAGCGCACTGCGCAATGTGATGTTGCCTCTTGTCTACCGCCGCAACGGCAAGCTTTCACCTGCAGAACGGGAAGAGAAAGCTGTTGCCGCATTGGAAGCAGTCGGTTTGGCGGATCGTATGCACCATGATCCCAATGAGCTTTCGGGCGGCCAACGACAACGTGTTGCCATTGCTCGTGCCCTGGTGAATGATCCTGCATTGCTCATGGCCGATGAACCCACAGGAAACCTGGATACCAGGACGGGTGAAGAGATAATGACCATTTTACACCAATTGCATGGTCTGGGTCGCACCATTGTGATGGTCACCCACGAACAGTACGTTGCCGAGCAGACGGAGCGCTCCATCGTCCTGGTGGATGGACAGGTTTCTCCCGATGGCCGGATGCCGGGAGATGCGCGATGAGCACGCACGATACAACGCAACCGTTGCCAGTGCCCGTTTCTGGCGATCAGGCGGCAGTGGTAGAGTCGGCCGGGGGGCTGATCAGTCCTGCCGAGATCCTGCGAATTGCCTGGGAAGGAATTGCCCGCAACAAGGTGCGCTCGCTGTTGACCATGTTGGGCGTGATCATCGGTGTGGCTGCGGTCATCATCATGATCTCTATCAGTGCCGGCACCGAGGCCACCATTGCCGAACAGATCCAGGGGCTGGGCGCCAACCTGGCGTTCATTCAGGCATCCTTTGGGCGAGGCAGACCGGGGAGCGGCGATTCAGGGCCGATGCTGGTCTACGATGACACCGCGGTCGTGGAGAGTGTGCCTGGTGTGGTGGGCACTGTAGTCGACCAGACCACCGGCAAGACAGTCAAGGCCGATGGAACGAGCTTGACCGATGTGCCGGTGATGGGCACCACACCCGATTTTCCATCGGTGCGCGATGTGGATATCGCCCGGGGACGGTTTTTCAACGAGGTAGAATTAGAACGCAAGGCAAAAGTGGCCATCTTGGGCGCTTCGCTGGCAGAGGAACTGTTTGGCGATGGCGACCCTATTGGACAGCAAGTTACCATCGACACGACCCGGCTTACGGTGATCG
This DNA window, taken from Chloroflexota bacterium, encodes the following:
- a CDS encoding efflux RND transporter periplasmic adaptor subunit encodes the protein MSRKLIIVLLTIGIIAVAIGGYYYYNEVYVVAQEPEEPPIQTATVRQGELVVSATGAGTVIPVTETNLGFRSGGILSELLVQVGDQVKAGDILARVDDTESQLQVEQAGINLRTAELQLEKLLEDPGTADLASAQSSLVSALADQESLLTPATNEELAAAQQNLLSAQQTLNDLLSGPADDDMAGARAELALAEIAVQQAQSDYDKVAWRSDIGQLQQSVALQEATIAFDKAKSNYDAQAAGASADQISSSRAQVSQAQATLDALQEGPTGQQLAAAQAKVDLAQAQLDSLMEGTGVLDIELAQLSVDQAQKNLDSADNTLADTELIAPFEGVVTSLDSQVGENVGSSAFIHLADLGQPLLEIFLDETDLDKVATGFEVDVVFDAFPDDTFVGTVVQVDPSLATESGTTVVRALVRLDEASFAKPLVLPIGLNATVEVIGGRANNAMLVPVEALREITPGQFAVFVMENGEPKLQMVEVGLMDFTFAEIVSGLERGDVVSTGIIRTQ
- a CDS encoding ABC transporter ATP-binding protein, giving the protein MTQSFPIIEAKNLHKIYTMGDIEVRALNGVDLHIDPGEFVAVMGPSGSGKSTLMNILGCLDRPTEGDYVLDGVDVSHLDKVQLAHIRGSKIGFIFQSFNLLSRTSALRNVMLPLVYRRNGKLSPAEREEKAVAALEAVGLADRMHHDPNELSGGQRQRVAIARALVNDPALLMADEPTGNLDTRTGEEIMTILHQLHGLGRTIVMVTHEQYVAEQTERSIVLVDGQVSPDGRMPGDAR